The nucleotide window GGCAAAGAGTATAGGAACGAACCGATGACCAAACCCGCCATCGAGAAGGTCAAAGGCGCAAACCCGAATGAGGCCCACAACTCACCAATCGGCCCGCCTGGGCCAATGGTCACCAATAGATAAAAACCTAATACGGTGGGTGGTAAGACCAATGGCAAAGCCACCATCGCTTCAAATACCGCTTTTTTCATGCCTTGCACTCTTGCCAGCCACAAAGCTAACGGTGTGCCCAGCACAATCAATAACACCGTGGTATAAAACGCCACCTGCAAGGTAATCCATAGGGGTTGTAAATCGATACCTTCTAACATCTTTTTCCTAATTTGAGCTGTGAACGCTATGACGTTCAATGTGTTTTTTGAAAATAAAGCCTGTTAAATAGCTCTAATCCTAGCTAATCGCCTAATCCATAACCGTAAGCTTCAATGCGTTTACGCGCTTTTTCTGACTTGAAGAACTTCAAAAACGCTTGGGTTGCCGGCGTTTTCTTGCCTTTGATCACCACCGCTTGTTGAACCAACTTAGGATACAAGTTGCTTGGAATCTCAAAATATTCACCACCAACCGGCTTTTCTGGGTTAGAAACATAGGATTTTGCCACCAGACCAAGTTGGGCATTGTGGCTCACTACATAGTGATAGGTTTTGCCGATATTTTCACCTAACGCGATTTTGTTTTGCGATTTTAACGCATCGTAAACCCCGTAGTGTTTTAAAGTAGCCACTGCCGCTTCTCCATAAGGAGCGGTTTTTGGATTGGCTATCGCCACAAAATGTAAACGCGGGTTATTCGGATTGAATTTGGTTAAATCGGGCGAGACTTTTTGCGCATCAGGCGACCAAACAACCAACTTGCCGGTGACATAGGTAAAACGGCTGCCCGGTTCAGTCAAGCCCTCCTCTTCCAACATTTGCGGGCGCTTCGCATCCGCCGCAAAAAACAGGTCATAAGGCGCGCCTTTTTGAATTTGCGCGTACAACATGCCGGTGGCGCCATTGGAGATATCCACCCTGATACCGGTTTCTTCAGTAAAGTCTTTGGATAACGCCTTTAAAGTGGCTAAAAAATTGGAAGCCACCGCAATACGTACCGTCTCTTGAGCCGAAGCAATCGAGCTGCTGAACAAGGTTGTTATCAATACCATACCTAAGCTGATTTTCTTTACTAACATGATTTTTCCTATATAAAGTTAACTACATATCGTAGCGTAAAAATATAGGCACTCAAGTGCCCGTTCATTGATTCTATTGATTTATTCAGTCGGCAATGGCCAATAAAACATGGCTGGCCTTGATTAAGGCGCAACAACGCTCCCCCACAGCCAATTGCAAACTCTGCACACTTTGATTGGTGACCACCGCAGACATCTTTTGCCCTCCGCCAATTTCGAAAGTGACATCGCTATTTACCGCCCCCTCTTCAATGGCAAGAATTTCTCCACAAAAAACATTACGTGCGCTGGTTTTGAATTTACCCTGAATGTCTTCACTTAAGATTACCCAACTGGCCTTGATCAAAGCGTAAGCGTCAGAGCCTATTTCTAGCCCTAAACGCTCCAAACTATCTGGTGTAATCTGCGCCACAACTTCCCTATCATCGCCTATGGCCAAGATTACCTCACAGTTTACCGGACCGGTTTTAATGGCGGTTACCGAACCATGAAACAGGTTTCTTGCACTGGTTTTCATCGACACCTTTCTCATGATTTCCAGCTGACTTAACACGCCTGGTGAGATATCTTCAAGTTCTCGCATCCAGTGTTGCATCTGCTCGTTAAATAATTGGTAAGCGGCCAATAACGCATGACCAGCGGGCGTCAACGCCATACCGCCGCCGCCAGAACCGCCTTTTTGAGCCACCACCAAATTCTCTTGCGCCGCCAAGTTCATCGCTTCGATGGCTTGCCATGCGCCTTTATAACTCATGCCACACGCTTTAGCGGCCGCCGACAACGAACCTAAAGCGGCAATCTTATTCAGCAGCTCTAAACGACGCTGCCCAGAACGCGATTGCTTAGACCCCATCAAAAAAGACTGCACAAGTTGCTCTGGATGTGAATCGCTCAAATCGCTACTTCCCTACTACCGTTATTACCTTACCTACATATTGCACGAATTATAACGGCAGTCGCCTCCATGTCAATCCATTAAAGCCTCTAAAATACATTTTAGAATATTGAGTATTTCTGACTTTACCAGGCCTGGTATTTACAACCCATTGAATAGATGTAAATATAGCCTAACTATTTCAATGTTCTGTAAACCCATGAAAACACGCTTGCCATCCATCAAAACGTTTCTGGCTCAATTCACCTTACCCGTGAGTCACAGTGAAAAAATCATCTCCGCGCTTGGAGGGTTTCTTGCTATTTTTACGGTGATGCTGATAAGCGAGCACTTTTTGGGTTTGCAGGCTGGCTGGGGAATTATCGCCTCGATGGGTGCTTCTGCGGTATTGCTGTTTGCCGTGCCGAACGGCCCTCTTTCACAACCTTGGCCGGTGTTTGGCGGCCATCTATTTGCCGCGTTCATCGGTGTGAGCTGTGCGCTGTTGATTCAAGACCCTTTGCTTGCAGCAAGCAGTGCCGTAGGCTTAACCATTGGTGTGATGTACTATTTGAACTGCATTCACCCGCCAGGCGGTGCCACCGCATTAACCGCCGTGGTAGGCGGCGAAACGATTCACCAAATGGGTTACCAGTTTCTACTCACCCCGGTGCTGCTTAATATCATCAGCATATTGATGATTGCCGTCCTGTTCAATGCGTTGTTTCACTGGCGACGTTACCCGCAATCATTGCAGAAGCAAAGCCAATCAACCTCAAAAATACCCGATCAAGAGTCAATCTCGCACGAAGATTTTTTAGCGGCGTTAAAACAGATCGACAGTTTTGTGGATATCAATGAGAACGAATTACGACGTATTTTCGAACTGATTCAGCAAAATGCCGGCAAAAACGAGCTTAAGGGCTATGACATTGAGCTAGGTAAGGTTTATAGTAATGGACAAATCGGCAAAGATTGGAGCATGCGTCAGATTATTGATGAATCCGCCGACAACAACCCAAACAACGACTTTGTGATTTTTAGACAAATTGCCGGTCAAGAAAAGAAACGTAGCGACTGTGTTACCCGAAATGAATTTGCTCAATGGGCAAAATATGAAATGATTCAGCAAGAGGGTAAATGGATTCGTAAAAACAAAACAGTAGATAATCCCCTTTCAGCAAAATAACAAAGATAAAGATAATGAAAACTCAAACACTCACCTTATTATTTTCTCTTTTAGTTACCGGGCTTTTATTGCAAGGTTGTTCGCAATCCGAACAAAGCTCTGTCAACCAATGGCCAACCCCCAAAACCTGTGATTTACATACTGAAAGCTGTACCGCCAAAATGGGTGACTCGACGATTACCTTAAAAATCAGCCCGCACCCTATCCCTATCGCCCGACCTCTTGGGATTGAGGTGGATGTTACAAATCTAGACGTACAGAAAATTGAACTCGATATCTCAGGAATCAATATGTATATGGGTTACAACCGTGTCACCCTGACTCAAGCCAGCGCCGATCGTTATATCGGCACCTCGATGCTCGCCTTCTGCACGAATCAGAAAATGCTGTGGCAAGTCACCTTGATGATTCACCAAAAAGACGGCACACAGATTCAAATCCCCTATACCTTGGAAACCATTAACCGCCGTTAACGCCTGTTAAAGCCTATTGACGCTAATGGAGAGATTTATTGAACGCTTAGAGGCCTTGTTTCTGTTTCAAGGCTTCACCCACTACAGGGTGGACAAACTCTGAAACATCGCCACCTAACGCCGAGATTTCACGTACCAGACTGGAAGAGATGAATGCATATTGCTCCGCCGGTGTCATGAACATGGTTTCGACTTCTGGAGCCAATTTTCGATTCATCGAAGCGAGCTGAAACTCATACTCGAAATCCGATACCGCACGTAAACCTCGCAACAGGACATGTCCGTTAATCTCTTTTACAAAATCAACCAACAACCCGCTGAACCCGATGATTTCCACATTCGGCAAATCGGCGGTAACCGCTTTGGCCAACGCCACTCTTTCTTCTAAGGTGAACAGTGAGTTTTTATTACGGTTATCCGCTACGGCAATCACTAAACGGTCATAAAACCGCGCAGCACGTTCGATTAAATCATAGTGTCCACTGGTGATGGGGTCGAAAGTCCCTGGATAAACCGCAGTAATAGACATAAGTTTCCTTTTGCATCGCTTATCAACTCATCGGCGAATCTAGCAATGGTTATTTAATTTAAGTATGTGCGCCATTCTACGTTAAGAACAAACATAAAAAAACCAGCACATAGGCTGGTTTTCCATTCAAGTCTTATTTCTACTAGAAATTATTCGACGATTTCACGACCGTTTGTCGCTTGAATTGGACGGTTGTTGGTATGCATGACTTCATGCAAAGCCGCGATTTGCGCTTTTGAAGCTTCCGCTTGTGACTTCATCATTAACCACTGTACACCTTCCGAACATGGTGGAGTTGTTAAAGACCCCATAAAAGCGTAGTAACCATTTTCAGCAGGAACAAAATCGGCGCCATTCATCTCGACACCCGCTACATCTTTAGCCGCGGCTTCATGGTGAGGCATGTTATCCACAATCTTCTGTAAGAAAGCATTGTTTGCGCCTTCTTTAATCAACACCGCCACAACAGCCAACTTGCCGTCGTCACTCTTATGCACAAAGTGAGCTTCCATTGGATAAGACTGGCCTTCTAAGTGGTTTTCTGAAGGCGTGTGGAAGTGTACTTGCAGCAAGTTGAACGTTTTACCATCTAAGGTGATTGAACTGCCTTTTGCAAAGTTGTTCTGTACCGTATGACCATTATTCACGATGTTCATAGTAGAGGTGTGATAATCAAATTTGATGGCATGTTGCTCAATGTCTTTTGCTGCCGTGATGTTGATAGGCGACTGTTGCTGACCTGTTTTACAGGTGCCATATTCCTTCTTCAAATCACCCCAATGAGAAGGCCCGGCTTCACCCGTATAACCCCAATGGACAACGTGCTCATGTCCTTCATGAGAGTCTGCAAAAACATTACCTACCAATGCCAAAGAAAGAGCCGAAACTAACGCAATACGCTTCATAAATATCCTATTTGTTTAAAATTAAAAACGGCTATTCTAAGAGCCACCAAAAAATATACAAATCAATAATACTTATAAAAGGGTTATGTCTACTTATTTTGAAAACAAACTGAAATTGAATGTAACTGAACGACCATGGACAATTGATTCGTCAATAACCCATGATGTATTGTGCTCGATGAACCAATGGCTATTCTTTATATTTAAATAGACCGAATCGAACTTGCGAGGTGCTTTTCTCTCGATGGCACTCCCAGCCATCTGGCAAAACCGGCCAATCAAGCTGTTTTTCTTGCTCTAAATATAACCAGGCCTGGTTATTTACATAGCCGTTTTTGAACAACAGATCGACTGAATTCTGCATAAAGTTTTTATGAAATGGCGGGTCTAGAAACACCACATCGTAATGGCTGTTCGCCGGTTGCGCCAGCCACTGCAGACTATCGACCTGTTCAACTTGGGCATTGTCTAATTTAAGCTGTTGCAGATTCTGCTTAAGTTGCTTGGCATTGGCTGAATCCAACTCAAGTAAAGTCGCATGTTTGGCACCACGCGACAACGCCTCGAAAGATAAGGCGCCCGAACCGGAAAACACATCCAAACAATTGGCTCCTGGTATCTCGAACTGTAACCAATTAAACAGCGTTTCCCGTACTCTGTCAGAGGTTGGACGAAGCCCTTCGGCGTTTAAAACCGGTAATTTACGCCCGCGTAAATCGCCGCCTATAATCCTGACTTCGCCCAACGGGTTACCCTTGACGTTAGCGGACTTACTGGAATGATTCGACGACTTGGATGGATATTTTCTAGATCTTTTTTGTGACATGGTTTATGACTTTTGTGGCCAGTGTTGTATACGTTTTCTTGCCTCCAAACGTTGCATCAACTCGGCTTGGTTCAGGGGCTTATCAAAATAATAACCTTGTATAATCAAGTTGGAATACTCGGCCAGTTTTTCCAATTGCACTTGCGTTTCAATCCCTTCGATTACCACATGTAATCCTAAAGATTGCGCCATTTGGATAGTGTGGTGAACGATTAATCGATCCGATTCGTTTACATCAATATTCAAGATGAATTGCCTATCGATTTTGAGCTCACTCAAATTTAACCTATCAAGATAATATAGGTTTGAATAACCGGTACCATAATCGTCTAGAGATAGGCGGCATCCCATATTCTGGATGGATTCAAACACTTTATTATTTCTGAAATTATCTTCAACCATCATGGATTCGGTTACTTCAAAGACGATGCTTTGACTATCCACCTGGGAAGATTGGATAATAGCCTCTATATCTTCGATGAATTTAGGGCTTCTAAGCTGTATCGCGGATAAGTTGATGGAAATCGAAACCCCCTCAAGTTGATAGGCCGCAGACCAAGTTGTAAACTGGTTCAAAGCCTCTCTAACCACCCATAAACCAACTTCCTCGATCAGCCCCATTTTTTCAAGAACAGGTACAAATTCAGAGGGCGAAACCACACCTCTTTGCGGATGTGTCCAGCGCAACAAGGTTTCAAACCCGACTAAGTTCTGGGTTTTAAGGTCTATCTGTGGCTGGTAAACCAAAAACAACTCTTGATTGATCAATGCATTTTTTAAATCGTTCTCGAAGTACAGTTTTTTGATTGCCGCTTGACGCATTGAATCGTTATAGAACTGGTAACTGTTCAAATGATTCTTTTTGACATCATACATCGCGGTATCAGCGGCTTGGATCAAGCTTTGAGCATCACTTCCATCGACGGGGTAAACACTCACCCCCATTGTCGCACCGATCTGTAAGGTATAATCGCCCACCAGATAAGGGGCCTGAAAGAGTTCGGCGACTTGTTGCACAGCACTTTCCAGTTCGTTTTTTGTTTGAACTTGTGGCATAAAAATAACAAACTCATCGCCACCAAAACGAGCGACAAGGTTGGGCGACTTGAATTGATTGTTCAACGCTTCGGCGACTTGTCTAAGCAATTCGTCGCCGACTATGTGGCCGAGCGAATCGTTAATCGCTTTGAAAAAGTCCAAATCTAGAAAAATCAAACCTGCTTGAGTCTCATTGGAATCAAGAGCTTGATTGATATAATCTTGTAGTAAACGTCTATTCGGCAACTGCGTCAATACATCATGATTTGCCAAAAACTCTAACTGCTTTTCGTTTTCGATTTTCTCACTGATATCTGAGAATATTCCGATATAGTGGGTAACTTCATTCTGTTTGTTCTTTAAGGTACTGACCACCAGCCATTCCGGATAGACCTCCCCGGACTTATTTCGGTTCCAAATCTCACCTTGCCAGCGACCCTCATTGAGAATACAGCTCCACATTCCCCGATAAAACTCCGAGGAGTGCCGATTGGAATTCAATAGCGACGGGCTCTTACCTAAGACATCCTCTCGCTCATATCCGGTGACCGTTGTAAACGCGTCGTTGACACTCAAAATGTTTTTTTGGCTATCGGTGATCATGACCCCTTGCGGGCTTTCTTCATAAATTCGAGCCATCAACTGCAATTCATTAGCCAACTCGGTTTTTGCCCGAACCTCTTGTTGCAAACTATCGACCAACTGACCAATTGAACTTGATAACATGCCAACTTCACTATCATTAGTGGCATAAGGTGAAATATCGGCTTTTTCATCGCCGTGACGAATCCTATCAGCGACTTTTGTTAAATCCTCTAAGGCGCGTGTCGAGCGAGAAACGATCTTCCATACCAAGAGCCATAAGAGCAACATCATCAACACCAAAATAACAATGGAATTGACCAGAATGCTATAGGCGGGAGTGATGACACTTCGAACACTTTCACGAGCCACCACCCCCCATTGCAGCATCTCATTTTCAGGTGTGGTCAGGTAACGTGCGGCACTCAAATACTCAACACCGTTTGCCCATCTTTCCTCTGCAAGTCCTTGTTGCCGCTGCAACGCATTTTGAAATGAATTTAAGGAGGATAAATTGATAGATGCCGAGGGCAACTCCGCCGTTCCCATCAATAATGAACCATCGCTTTTAGTCACCAATATGTCTACATTTTTTAAGGTATCCGAGCGTAATAATTCTTCACGCATCTCAAACGCCCAGTCCCATCCTAGATGACCACAAATAACACCAAGCAATTGGCCGTTTTCATCCAGTATGGGTGCCGAAACATCCACTAATCTCAAGGGGAGGTCATCCCACTTTGGTTTAGGCATGATATTGGCCAGCAAGAATGCATCATGAACACTACCCATATGCAAACCTTTGCTTCCATGAATGAACCAGCTTCGTTTAGAGACATTTTTACCAACCAACAAACCATCGGTACCCACCAAAATATTTCCTGAAGCATCGGTCATACCTATCCAAGCATAATAAGGATATGACTTCCTCAACTGCTCAAAAATAGCGAGTTTTTCTTGATTGGTAGTAAATGGAGACTTTATATCCGATAGCTGTGTCAACATTTGCACTTCATTACCACGGCTCTGCATATCTTTATTGAGCTGGTTTGCCATATGATTGGCTAGCTCACCCAGCATGACTCCGCGGTTTTCTGTAACCATATGGGAAATGCGCATGGAAGAGATGCCAGCAATCACAGTCGTTACGAATAAAACTGAAAGCATGAGATAAATTGTCAATTTACCTCGCATGGTATGCATTAGGCCGCTTAATTTCAGTTTATACATTTTGTATTTGACTCGATTGATTCATTGAATATGTTTGTACTTAAACTTGATTGTAAAAGCACATTATTTATTTTGATTATTTCGCCAGACGGATATCGTCGGGGTTAATTAGGATTTTTTTCGCTTTATAAAGTCGCCCAAGTGCTTTTTTATAACTTGCTTTACTCACTCTATAACGCTTGAAGATTTCCTCGGGCGAGCTTTTATCGGTAAGCTCTGACACCCCGTTATTGGCCTCCAACACAGCTAAAATCATCTGTCCCAATTCGTCTTGTGCCTCTTGGCCGCGTTTTTGCAAGGTCAGATTAATCTTGTGGTCTGGCCTAATCCCTTTGATATAACCTTGCATTTTCTGCCCCATTCTCAATGGCTGCAAAATATCGCTATTATGAATCAAACCTAGATGGGTGCCGTTAATTAGAGCGGTATATCCCATTTTACTGCGACTGACCACCATCAACTTCACGGGCTGGCCACTTTTGAAAGTGTCGTTGGTCTCTTTGAGATGCAGGCTCAATTTACTGGATGCGGCAATGCGGCCACTTTTATCGATATACAGATAAACGCAATAAGATTTACCTTTTTCCATTGGCACCCGTTGCTCGGCATAGGGAACCAATAAATCCTTTGGCATTCCCCAATCCATAAAAGCTCCGGTTCGATTGACATCCGTTACCGTCAAGTACGCCACTTCACCGATCTCGGCAAGTGGTCGATCGGTTGTCGCCACTAAACGGTCTTGCGAATCGAGATGAATGAACACCTCTAAATTTTGCCCGACTTTGGCATTGGCAGGCACATAACGTTTAGGCAAAAGAATCTCGCCGAGCTCTCCGCCATCTAAATACAGCCCGAACTCGACCTCTTTAACAACCTTTAATTGATTCATTTGTCCGACTTGAGCCATTTTTACAACCTTATAAACGAAATAACCGCACTTTAACTAGTGCCAAATAATAATGTTAGCAATTATAACCAGGCCTGGTGATTTACTGTAGATAAATCCTCTATTTCCGAATTAAGTAAACTCCAAACCAGGCCTGGTGAGATTAGGATGAAACCATTGGATGAATGATTTAAAGCAGAAAAGTAATTTTCTCTTAAGCTTTGTTGATTTACCTTAGCCGCAAAAACACCTAAAATGGAAAGATGTTACTTATCTTAACAAGGAAATAAATATCATGAAAACATTTATGCAAATCGCTTTATGGACGGGGTTATCACTCGGCTTACTTGGTTGTTCAGGTGTTCCGGTGAACCAGGATTATGATACAAGTTATGACTTTAGCAAGATTCGTTCGGTAGAGTGGTTGTCTGCCGCACAACAGACCGAACCCAAAGCCTCTACTTTTGCGCAACAAAACCCTCTCATAGCCAAACGCATTGAAAACGCGATTACCCAACAATTACAACTTAAAGGCATCACTCTTCGACAAACAGGTCTTGCTGATGCCTTTATTACCTATCACTACTCAACCAAACGTATTTTGCAAGCCGACCCGGTTTCAACCTCATTTGGTTTTGGCATGTTCAGTCGTCATAGTGGTGTGATGTTTCGTACCAGTCCGGACATTTATGAATATGAAGAGGGACGCCTAGTAATTGATATCATTGGACGCAACAATCAACTGTTATGGAGAGGAATCAGCCCATCTCGTTTAGTAGAACAGGCGACTCCGGCAGAAACAACCGCCAGAGTGGATGAAGTGGTTGCCTCGATATTGGCGCAATACCCTCCTAAATAATGGATAAGGACATTAGTCGTTATCCAAACTTTCAACAAGATAGGCCTTTAAAAAGGCCTATTGCAATATTAAATAAGTAGGTTGGACTCTATCTGATGATAGACCTTTGCCGCTTGTATTAACGATTTAGCCGTGAGCTGTGGTACCCCATACACTTCGGTGATGAGGTTGTTGTTCTGATGAACCCTATCTAACAACAAATCAAAATCACCATCACCCGAAAGCAAGACCACCTTGTCGACATCGGGAGCAATATCGATGACATCGATAGTGATTCCTACATCCCAATCCCCTTTTGCCGAGCCATCTTTACGCTGAATATAAGGTTTTAACTTAACCACAAATCCCATTTTCCTTAACGCATTCTGAAACTTACGTTGGCCTTCGTTATCGCTCTCGATCGCATAGGCAATCGCCGACACAATTTCACCCTGCAAGGATAGTTGCCGCCAAAGCTTCTTATAATCAAATTGACGTCCATAAGCCTCACGTGTGGTGTAGTAAATGTTTTGCACATCAACAAACAGGGCTATTTTAGTCATGGAAATCTTTGGCAATTTTGGCTTGGCAAGAGACGATTGAAGAATCCGCTATAATCAGAACCACTCGATGATCTCTGCCGCCGATTGACGCGTTTTCGGTTTTTGAGGATTGACTCGATAACCGAATGCCAACATATAGGCGACTTGGAACTCGGAAGTATCCACACCCAATTCATCGCCTAAGAGTTCATTAACCTCTTTCTCTTTGAACCCTTCTATTGGGCAGGTATCGATTTCCATCAATGCCGCAGAGGTCATCATATTGGCTAACGCAATATAGGTCTGTTTTGTCGCCCAATCGAACATCGCTCTATCTGACGAGAGTAAGTCAAAATCCGACTCTTGGAAGGTCTTGTAAAAACCACCTCGCATTTCAATCACATCATCTGGCAGACCATGTACGTCTTTCATCATGTGATGAATATAATCACTGTCATAGCGCATGGATTTAGCCGTTCGCGCCAAAGCGATTACAAAATGACTGGCGGTTGGCAAGGTGTTTTGAGCACCCCAGACAATCGGTTTAAACTTTGCGCGTAGCTCAGGGTTTTGCACCACTAGAAACTTCCAAGGCTCAAAACCAAAAGAACTCGGACTTAAACGTGCGCTTTCCAACAGCGTTTGAAATACATCATCGGGAATTTTACGCTCTGCATCCATCACCTTACAGGCGTGACGGAATTGAAAAGCATTTAGGAGCTGTGTTTGAACATCAGAAATTGGAAGAGACATAATTAAATAACACTTTTTAGTAATAAAAAACCGATTCTAAAATAATAGACCGGATGTTTCACGTGAAATCAGTGACATCTAGCTGAACAGCAAACCTACTCTTGGCTTGCTGTTTGCGATTGGAATCACCTGATTATTGAGGTTTACCCACCATGATTGTGAGCATTTTTCCGGGCTTGATCAGCTTATCCCAAACGTTTAGCACATCTTGCTTGCTAACCTTTTCAATCTGTTTTGGAAACCACTCTAAATAATCAAGAGGTAAACCATAAAAACCAATCATGGAAATGTAGCCTAGGATTTTACCGTTATTATCCATCCGTAATGGAAACCCGCCAATTAAGTTGTCTTTAATGGCTTGCAGTTTTTCATTACTAAAATCCTTTAAAAAGGCATTTAATGTATCTTTAACCACCTTATCGGCTTGTGAGGCCGAAGCGTTTTTAGTCGACAAACCGATTAAAAACGGCCCATTCACTTTTTGAGGTGCGAAGTAGCTATACACGCTGTAAACCAAGCCGCGTTTTTCACGCACCTCTTCCACCAATAATGAACCGAATCCGCTGCCACCCAAAATATGATTACCCACAAACAGCGCCGCATAATCGGGATTACCTCGTTCAATCCCTAATTGGGCAAGCGAATAATAGGTCTGTGTCGAGTCAAACTCAATCTTGATGGATTGCGCTTGAGTCAAAGGTTTAGGGGTGACCAGGCCTGGTAAAATCTGGCCTTTCGGTAAATTTTTGGTTAATTGTTCGGCAATTTTTTCAGCTTGGGTTTTATCGACATTTCCCACAATGGCAATCACCGCATTACTGGCAACATAATGCGTTTTATAAAAGGCTTTGATGTTATCCAGATTAATCTTATCAACCGACTCCAAGGTCCCCGATGTCGGATGCGCATACGGATGGTTTCCGTACAGCGTTTTCCATAAAAAATCGCTGGCAATCGCTTGTGGATTGACGGTTTTTTGCTTAAGAGCAATCTTTAAACGCTGCATTTCACGTTCAAAAATCGCTTGTGAAAACTGAGAATCACTCACCAAAGTCTCAAAGGTGTTCAAGGCCTTTTGCATGATGTTAGGACGGGTAAGTGTTCTTAGAGAGATGGAAGCATTATCACGCGAAACACTTGAACCGATTTGCGCACCGATATTGTTAAAGGTCTCAGATACCTGCTCTTCATTCAACTTAGACGTTTCAGTACCCAGCAAACCGGAAGTCATGGCAGCAAGCCCCCAAACATCACCATCACGTGCCGAACCGGCATCAAAGGT belongs to Thiomicrorhabdus immobilis and includes:
- a CDS encoding carbonic anhydrase — encoded protein: MKRIALVSALSLALVGNVFADSHEGHEHVVHWGYTGEAGPSHWGDLKKEYGTCKTGQQQSPINITAAKDIEQHAIKFDYHTSTMNIVNNGHTVQNNFAKGSSITLDGKTFNLLQVHFHTPSENHLEGQSYPMEAHFVHKSDDGKLAVVAVLIKEGANNAFLQKIVDNMPHHEAAAKDVAGVEMNGADFVPAENGYYAFMGSLTTPPCSEGVQWLMMKSQAEASKAQIAALHEVMHTNNRPIQATNGREIVE
- the coaD gene encoding pantetheine-phosphate adenylyltransferase; protein product: MSITAVYPGTFDPITSGHYDLIERAARFYDRLVIAVADNRNKNSLFTLEERVALAKAVTADLPNVEIIGFSGLLVDFVKEINGHVLLRGLRAVSDFEYEFQLASMNRKLAPEVETMFMTPAEQYAFISSSLVREISALGGDVSEFVHPVVGEALKQKQGL
- the modA gene encoding molybdate ABC transporter substrate-binding protein gives rise to the protein MLVKKISLGMVLITTLFSSSIASAQETVRIAVASNFLATLKALSKDFTEETGIRVDISNGATGMLYAQIQKGAPYDLFFAADAKRPQMLEEEGLTEPGSRFTYVTGKLVVWSPDAQKVSPDLTKFNPNNPRLHFVAIANPKTAPYGEAAVATLKHYGVYDALKSQNKIALGENIGKTYHYVVSHNAQLGLVAKSYVSNPEKPVGGEYFEIPSNLYPKLVQQAVVIKGKKTPATQAFLKFFKSEKARKRIEAYGYGLGD
- a CDS encoding bifunctional diguanylate cyclase/phosphodiesterase — protein: MHTMRGKLTIYLMLSVLFVTTVIAGISSMRISHMVTENRGVMLGELANHMANQLNKDMQSRGNEVQMLTQLSDIKSPFTTNQEKLAIFEQLRKSYPYYAWIGMTDASGNILVGTDGLLVGKNVSKRSWFIHGSKGLHMGSVHDAFLLANIMPKPKWDDLPLRLVDVSAPILDENGQLLGVICGHLGWDWAFEMREELLRSDTLKNVDILVTKSDGSLLMGTAELPSASINLSSLNSFQNALQRQQGLAEERWANGVEYLSAARYLTTPENEMLQWGVVARESVRSVITPAYSILVNSIVILVLMMLLLWLLVWKIVSRSTRALEDLTKVADRIRHGDEKADISPYATNDSEVGMLSSSIGQLVDSLQQEVRAKTELANELQLMARIYEESPQGVMITDSQKNILSVNDAFTTVTGYEREDVLGKSPSLLNSNRHSSEFYRGMWSCILNEGRWQGEIWNRNKSGEVYPEWLVVSTLKNKQNEVTHYIGIFSDISEKIENEKQLEFLANHDVLTQLPNRRLLQDYINQALDSNETQAGLIFLDLDFFKAINDSLGHIVGDELLRQVAEALNNQFKSPNLVARFGGDEFVIFMPQVQTKNELESAVQQVAELFQAPYLVGDYTLQIGATMGVSVYPVDGSDAQSLIQAADTAMYDVKKNHLNSYQFYNDSMRQAAIKKLYFENDLKNALINQELFLVYQPQIDLKTQNLVGFETLLRWTHPQRGVVSPSEFVPVLEKMGLIEEVGLWVVREALNQFTTWSAAYQLEGVSISINLSAIQLRSPKFIEDIEAIIQSSQVDSQSIVFEVTESMMVEDNFRNNKVFESIQNMGCRLSLDDYGTGYSNLYYLDRLNLSELKIDRQFILNIDVNESDRLIVHHTIQMAQSLGLHVVIEGIETQVQLEKLAEYSNLIIQGYYFDKPLNQAELMQRLEARKRIQHWPQKS
- the rsmD gene encoding 16S rRNA (guanine(966)-N(2))-methyltransferase RsmD, with the translated sequence MSQKRSRKYPSKSSNHSSKSANVKGNPLGEVRIIGGDLRGRKLPVLNAEGLRPTSDRVRETLFNWLQFEIPGANCLDVFSGSGALSFEALSRGAKHATLLELDSANAKQLKQNLQQLKLDNAQVEQVDSLQWLAQPANSHYDVVFLDPPFHKNFMQNSVDLLFKNGYVNNQAWLYLEQEKQLDWPVLPDGWECHREKSTSQVRFGLFKYKE
- a CDS encoding HPP family protein; translated protein: MKTRLPSIKTFLAQFTLPVSHSEKIISALGGFLAIFTVMLISEHFLGLQAGWGIIASMGASAVLLFAVPNGPLSQPWPVFGGHLFAAFIGVSCALLIQDPLLAASSAVGLTIGVMYYLNCIHPPGGATALTAVVGGETIHQMGYQFLLTPVLLNIISILMIAVLFNALFHWRRYPQSLQKQSQSTSKIPDQESISHEDFLAALKQIDSFVDINENELRRIFELIQQNAGKNELKGYDIELGKVYSNGQIGKDWSMRQIIDESADNNPNNDFVIFRQIAGQEKKRSDCVTRNEFAQWAKYEMIQQEGKWIRKNKTVDNPLSAK
- a CDS encoding TOBE domain-containing protein; the protein is MSDSHPEQLVQSFLMGSKQSRSGQRRLELLNKIAALGSLSAAAKACGMSYKGAWQAIEAMNLAAQENLVVAQKGGSGGGGMALTPAGHALLAAYQLFNEQMQHWMRELEDISPGVLSQLEIMRKVSMKTSARNLFHGSVTAIKTGPVNCEVILAIGDDREVVAQITPDSLERLGLEIGSDAYALIKASWVILSEDIQGKFKTSARNVFCGEILAIEEGAVNSDVTFEIGGGQKMSAVVTNQSVQSLQLAVGERCCALIKASHVLLAIAD